From Candidatus Paceibacterota bacterium, the proteins below share one genomic window:
- a CDS encoding MYG1 family protein, with protein MLKKPSRITVVTHGGFFHPDDVFSVAVLKLLLEKFKLIRSRDLKYISEADYVVDVGGVYDPKKKRFDHHQEGGAGKRDNGIPYASFGLVWKEYGQKITGSEKVAALIDEMLVQPIDAMDNGKMIVRPIFGSVMPYTIEDMFFAYEAEVESDPSNPKIYDQIFAKVLDMALTVLRLEIKKAQHKVSDNQKVRKIYTAWQAQGGDPRLMILPSRTRFFAKDFPKLLFVVYKDANDHWSIKGVSAESDADTFARRKYFPAAWAGKKDAELASVTGVPDALFCHNGRFIAVAKSKKGALELARLALQ; from the coding sequence ATGTTAAAAAAGCCTTCGAGGATTACAGTTGTGACCCACGGAGGTTTTTTTCATCCGGATGATGTTTTTTCAGTAGCCGTCTTGAAGTTGCTTTTAGAAAAATTTAAATTGATCCGCAGTCGCGACCTAAAATATATTTCTGAGGCGGATTATGTAGTAGATGTTGGAGGAGTTTATGACCCTAAGAAAAAAAGATTTGATCATCATCAGGAGGGAGGTGCTGGAAAACGGGACAATGGGATACCCTATGCCTCCTTTGGTTTGGTGTGGAAAGAGTACGGGCAAAAAATCACCGGCTCAGAAAAGGTAGCGGCTTTGATTGATGAAATGCTGGTCCAACCCATTGACGCTATGGACAATGGCAAGATGATAGTCAGACCAATCTTTGGATCAGTCATGCCATACACTATAGAGGATATGTTTTTTGCATATGAGGCTGAGGTAGAATCAGATCCTTCCAATCCAAAAATCTACGATCAGATTTTTGCCAAAGTTTTGGACATGGCTTTGACGGTGCTGCGTTTGGAAATCAAAAAGGCTCAGCACAAAGTCAGTGACAATCAAAAGGTGCGCAAAATCTACACGGCGTGGCAAGCCCAAGGGGGCGATCCGCGTCTGATGATTTTGCCGTCGCGGACCCGTTTTTTTGCCAAAGATTTCCCTAAGTTGCTTTTTGTGGTATACAAAGATGCCAACGATCATTGGTCGATCAAGGGAGTGAGCGCTGAATCAGACGCAGACACCTTTGCTCGCCGAAAATATTTTCCAGCCGCATGGGCGGGGAAAAAAGATGCGGAGCTGGCTTCAGTGACAGGGGTGCCAGACGCTCTTTTTTGCCACAACGGACGTTTTATCGCTGTAGCCAAAAGCAAAAAAGGCGCCCTTGAGTTGGCGCGGCTCGCCTTGCAGTAG
- the obgE gene encoding GTPase ObgE encodes MAFIDELSFHIKAGRGGDGVVRWLHEKGKEFMGPAGGDGGRGGDVYVRAVSDLGLLLRYRNKKEFEAENAGHGFKRSMHGKNGEDLYIDLPVGCIVTNISPLSETNATTAETSISLEEVGQTTLILKGGRGGFGNEHFKASTNVKPMESTEGKDGEEADFHIELELIAAAGFVGLPNAGKSSLLNALTNANAKIGSYQFTTLEPNLGALYEFVLADIPGLIEGASEGKGLGHKFLRHIKRTRMLFHCVSLESETATEMKRAAEKMAEDYKTVRAELAAFDPTLVAKPEYIIFTKTDSLDHKVAQEKIKVFSQIIKKMPHAFEVSILDNEAVKKLSQDLVGILREA; translated from the coding sequence ATGGCTTTTATCGACGAACTTTCATTTCATATTAAAGCAGGACGCGGAGGCGACGGGGTGGTGCGCTGGCTGCATGAAAAAGGCAAGGAATTTATGGGACCAGCTGGGGGCGATGGGGGACGTGGAGGAGATGTCTATGTCCGAGCGGTCAGTGACCTCGGCCTGCTTTTGCGCTATCGAAATAAAAAAGAGTTTGAAGCGGAAAATGCGGGACACGGTTTTAAGAGAAGCATGCATGGAAAAAATGGTGAGGATTTGTATATTGATTTACCGGTTGGATGTATTGTGACCAACATCTCTCCTTTGTCTGAGACAAATGCTACTACCGCTGAGACCAGTATTTCTTTAGAAGAAGTGGGACAGACGACGCTGATTTTAAAAGGTGGTCGCGGCGGCTTTGGGAACGAACATTTCAAAGCCTCGACCAACGTCAAGCCGATGGAATCAACCGAAGGAAAAGATGGGGAAGAGGCGGATTTTCATATCGAACTAGAGTTGATTGCCGCGGCCGGTTTTGTGGGTCTGCCAAATGCGGGCAAGTCGAGTCTCTTAAATGCGTTGACCAATGCCAATGCTAAAATCGGCAGTTATCAATTTACCACTCTTGAGCCAAACCTCGGCGCCCTCTACGAATTTGTGTTGGCTGATATCCCTGGGCTGATCGAGGGCGCCTCCGAAGGCAAAGGCCTCGGACATAAATTTTTGCGTCATATCAAGCGCACGCGGATGCTTTTTCATTGTGTGTCGCTGGAAAGTGAAACGGCCACCGAAATGAAAAGAGCTGCCGAAAAAATGGCGGAAGACTATAAGACAGTTCGCGCTGAGCTGGCCGCTTTTGATCCGACTCTTGTGGCAAAGCCGGAATATATTATTTTTACTAAAACAGACTCGCTCGATCACAAGGTTGCTCAAGAAAAAATAAAGGTTTTCTCACAAATCATTAAAAAAATGCCGCACGCCTTTGAAGTTTCTATTCTGGATAACGAAGCGGTCAAAAAGTTGAGTCAGGATTTGGTGGGGATTTTGAGGGAGGCGTAG